A DNA window from Hevea brasiliensis isolate MT/VB/25A 57/8 chromosome 2, ASM3005281v1, whole genome shotgun sequence contains the following coding sequences:
- the LOC110665508 gene encoding uncharacterized protein LOC110665508, whose product MDVYEKINKAVIVCSAIHAFRNKPGSLKHPKSAGASPDTPHKREAADDVVPISFDYSSQPQPATLLESAQKNTQITKVASKIKPEAPPANTDSPGQVAKSNSKVGSSQFAMQEGKRLHIEDNFTYYIDRVRARMRTISNVGDLSNVDNVSHVNVGNDASGRDEFSEYIDRARIKIRTTSNIGGGNFPAS is encoded by the coding sequence ATGGATGTGTATGAAAAGATCAATAAGGCAGTTATTGTCTGCTCTGCTATCCATGCATTTCGTAACAAACCAGGTTCTTTAAAACATCCGAAATCAGCAGGTGCCAGCCCAGACACGCCCCATAAAAGGGAGGCTGCAGATGATGTAGTTCCTATCAGCTTTGATTACTCAAGCCAGCCTCAGCCAGCTACTCTACTTGAATCCGCTCAAAAGAACACCCAAATAACCAAAGTTGCATCCAAGATAAAACCTGAAGCTCCACCAGCAAACACCGACAGTCCTGGCCAAGTAGCCAAGTCTAATTCCAAGGTGGGATCCTCTCAATTTGCCATGCAAGAAGGTAAGAGATTACACATTGAAGACAATTTCACTTACTATATCGATCGTGTAAGGGCTAGAATGAGGACTATATCCAATGTTGGTGATCTTTCAAATGTTGACAATGTGTCACATGTCAATGTTGGAAATGATGCCTCAGGAAGAGATGAGTTCTCGGAATATATTGATCGTGCCAGGATTAAGATCAGAACTACATCAAATATTGGCGGTGGAAACTTTCCAGCATCTTAA